Below is a genomic region from Maridesulfovibrio ferrireducens.
CGAAAGAAGTGCCCCATGCCCAAGACATGTTGGCAGTAATGAATTATTTTCATAAAAGGTCGTTCAGCCTATCTATAGACAAAGTTCCATCCCATTTGATCCAGTGCAGTCTGCGGCGTTTAATCAGCTTCGAAGTACCCGGCATATAGTCATGTTCAGCGAGTTTGTACGCGATTGATTTCAAGGTCCCTTCGTGGATAATAGCAAGCACTTTGGGTGCATCATTGTCAATTATTTCGATTATCTTTGAAATACCTTCTTCAAGGGCTTTTATAGCTCTTGCGGATGTTTCAGCGCGGCTTTCTCCTCCGGTAGGGCGAAAATTCCATCCTTTAGCTTCTTCGGCAGAAAGTTGTCCGGGCCATTTTTGATCAAGTTCGCTGTATGTTAACCCCGACCATTCACCCCAATCCTGCTCACGCAGTCCGGGAATTTTTAAAAATGGAATATCAAGGCCTCGTGTAATAATTTCAGCAGTCTCAATTGTTCGTCCCAAATCACTTGTGATTACTGCATCAAAAGATTCTGGAGACAGCTGTTTTTTCCATTCCTCGGCAAGTTCTCTTCCGTATTTAGTCAGAGGGGAGTCCATGTGGCCTTGAATTCTGTTTTCTTCATTCCAGACTGTAACTGAATGTCTGATTAACGCGATTCTTACTGGTTTCAATGGTTCCTCCTTGAAATTGAGAGACTGATTTTTTTTTCTACATGTTGCAGATTTAAATTCTGATCAAAAACTTCTTTAATTCGTTTCGGGGCTAATTCTCTCATTGCTTGGCGTATATAATTATTTTGAAATAGATAGAGAATATTTTCGGCTAGACAATCAAGATCACCCTCAGGCGATAAAAGTCCGGTTTCACCATGGGCGACAGCTTCTTTAGGGCCTCTTGTTGAGTAGGCTACAACCGGCAATCCGGCACTTTGAGCTTCCAGATAAACCATTCCCAGAGCCTCGTGGATACCGGGGTATGCAAAAATATCTGCCGCGCTGTAATACTTAAAGAGTTCGTCTCGATTAATTTTGCCGAGAAAAATTACCTGATCTCCGGTTTTTTGCTTTGCAAGAGAGGTCAGTCGTTCGCGGGCTTCTCCGTCACCTGCTATAAGCAATTTGGTTTCGGGGAATGTTTTAAGAACTATTGCAAAAGCATTGATCAGGTCGGTTAAACTC
It encodes:
- a CDS encoding histidine phosphatase family protein, with translation MKPVRIALIRHSVTVWNEENRIQGHMDSPLTKYGRELAEEWKKQLSPESFDAVITSDLGRTIETAEIITRGLDIPFLKIPGLREQDWGEWSGLTYSELDQKWPGQLSAEEAKGWNFRPTGGESRAETSARAIKALEEGISKIIEIIDNDAPKVLAIIHEGTLKSIAYKLAEHDYMPGTSKLIKRRRLHWIKWDGTLSIDRLNDLL